From the Labrus mixtus chromosome 17, fLabMix1.1, whole genome shotgun sequence genome, one window contains:
- the rilpl1 gene encoding RILP-like protein 1 isoform X7, producing the protein MEDSGSALEKNVADLTVMDVYDIAAVVGQEFERIIDQYGCEALSRLMPKVVRVLEILEVMVSRNNISPETEELRLELDKLRLERIDRLEKEKKHRKELELVEDVWRGEAQDLLCQISQLQEENKSLLTNMSIKDPMSEEDLQRHEGMTEREKQVMKKLKEVVDKQRDEIRAKDRELTLKSEDIEALQQQQSRLMKINHDLRHKISVVEAQGKALIEQKVELEAGAQTRGQEVGALRQEVQRLRERLQGDQAAQNPEDSLPQPPSPAEEALCEEESGGLDPKDPNRPRFTLQELRDVLHERNELKAKVFLLQEELAYYKSEETEDDIITPSPSPSPEPRTRSRTTTQPESGIKRLIFTAIMPMVAAGLIPDDPTLQPIRRLVSLV; encoded by the exons ATGGAGGACTCCGGCTCGGCCCTGGAGAAAAATGTGGCCGACCTCACGGTGATGGACGTGTACGACATCGCCGCGGTGGTAGGCCAGGAGTTCGAGCGTATCATCGACCAGTACGGCTGCGAGGCTCTGTCCCGGCTGATGCCGAAAGTGGTGCGGGTGTTGGAGATCCTGGAGGTGATGGTGAGCCGGAACAACATCAGCCCGGAGACCGAGGAGCTGCGGCTGGAGCTGGACAAGCTGCGGCTGGAGCGGATAGACCggctggagaaggagaagaagcacAGGAAG GAGCTGGAGCTGGTGGAGGACGTGTGGAGAGGAGAAGCTCAGGACCTCCTCTGTCAGATCtctcagctgcaggaggagaacaaAAGCCTCCTCACCAACATGTCCATCAAAGACCCCATGAGTGAGGAGGACCTGCAGAGGCATGAGG gtatgacggagagagagaagcaggtgaTGAAGAAGCTTAAAGAAGTGGTGGACAAGCAGAGAGATGAGATTCGAGCCAAGGACCGAGAGCTGACCCTGAAGAGCGAGGACATCGAAGCA ctccagcagcagcagtctcgCCTCATGAAAATCAACCACGACCTGCGACACAAAATCTCAGTGGTGGAGGCTCAGGGGAAAGCACTGATTGAACAAAAGGTGGAGCTGGAGGCGGGTGCTCAGACGCGCGGGCAGGAAGTCGGCGCTTTGCGGCAGGAAGTCCAGCGCTTGAGGGAACGACTTCAAGGAGATCAGGCTGCCCAGAACCCAGAGGACTCCCTGCCTCAGCCCCCCTCCCCTGCAGAG GAGGCGTTGTGCGAGGAGGAGTCTGGAGGCCTGGACCCAAAGGACCCCAATCGTCCCAGGTTCACCCTACAGGAGCTGAGGGACGTTCTCCACGAGAGAAATGAGCTGAAGGCCAAAGTGTTCCTGCTGCAGGAGGAACTGGCCTACTATAAAAG TGAGGAGACAGAAGACGATATCATTACTCCCTCTCCGTCACCCTCACCTGAACCAAGGACTCGCTCCCGCACTACTACTCAGCCCGAGTCTGGAATCAAACGCTT GATCTTCACAGCCATTATGCCGATGGTGGCTGCTGGTTTGATCCCAGATGACCCCACTTTACAGCCAATCAGACGTCTCGTATCTCTTGTATGA
- the rilpl1 gene encoding RILP-like protein 1 isoform X4 codes for MEDSGSALEKNVADLTVMDVYDIAAVVGQEFERIIDQYGCEALSRLMPKVVRVLEILEVMVSRNNISPETEELRLELDKLRLERIDRLEKEKKHRKELELVEDVWRGEAQDLLCQISQLQEENKSLLTNMSIKDPMSEEDLQRHEGMTEREKQVMKKLKEVVDKQRDEIRAKDRELTLKSEDIEALQQQQSRLMKINHDLRHKISVVEAQGKALIEQKVELEAGAQTRGQEVGALRQEVQRLRERLQGDQAAQNPEDSLPQPPSPAERGKAAAAMGAEGWSNRPEPSELMEGGFEPPPQPLPGSLSPGGPLDEEAEDEAVLLWEALCEEESGGLDPKDPNRPRFTLQELRDVLHERNELKAKVFLLQEELAYYKSEETEDDIITPSPSPSPEPRTRSRTTTQPESGIKRLFSFFSRDKQRGTQRSAQFDGSWTGKDDVYTEQAQEALQHM; via the exons ATGGAGGACTCCGGCTCGGCCCTGGAGAAAAATGTGGCCGACCTCACGGTGATGGACGTGTACGACATCGCCGCGGTGGTAGGCCAGGAGTTCGAGCGTATCATCGACCAGTACGGCTGCGAGGCTCTGTCCCGGCTGATGCCGAAAGTGGTGCGGGTGTTGGAGATCCTGGAGGTGATGGTGAGCCGGAACAACATCAGCCCGGAGACCGAGGAGCTGCGGCTGGAGCTGGACAAGCTGCGGCTGGAGCGGATAGACCggctggagaaggagaagaagcacAGGAAG GAGCTGGAGCTGGTGGAGGACGTGTGGAGAGGAGAAGCTCAGGACCTCCTCTGTCAGATCtctcagctgcaggaggagaacaaAAGCCTCCTCACCAACATGTCCATCAAAGACCCCATGAGTGAGGAGGACCTGCAGAGGCATGAGG gtatgacggagagagagaagcaggtgaTGAAGAAGCTTAAAGAAGTGGTGGACAAGCAGAGAGATGAGATTCGAGCCAAGGACCGAGAGCTGACCCTGAAGAGCGAGGACATCGAAGCA ctccagcagcagcagtctcgCCTCATGAAAATCAACCACGACCTGCGACACAAAATCTCAGTGGTGGAGGCTCAGGGGAAAGCACTGATTGAACAAAAGGTGGAGCTGGAGGCGGGTGCTCAGACGCGCGGGCAGGAAGTCGGCGCTTTGCGGCAGGAAGTCCAGCGCTTGAGGGAACGACTTCAAGGAGATCAGGCTGCCCAGAACCCAGAGGACTCCCTGCCTCAGCCCCCCTCCCCTGCAGAG CGTGGTAAAGCTGCTGCAGCGATGGGTGCTGAGGGCTGGTCAAACAGACCTGAGCCCTCTGAGCTGATGGAGGGTGGGTTTGAACCTCCCCCACAACCCCTGCCTGGTTCCCTCAGCCCAGGGGGACCCTTGGATGAGGAAGCTGAGGACGAGGCTGTGTTACTCTGG GAGGCGTTGTGCGAGGAGGAGTCTGGAGGCCTGGACCCAAAGGACCCCAATCGTCCCAGGTTCACCCTACAGGAGCTGAGGGACGTTCTCCACGAGAGAAATGAGCTGAAGGCCAAAGTGTTCCTGCTGCAGGAGGAACTGGCCTACTATAAAAG TGAGGAGACAGAAGACGATATCATTACTCCCTCTCCGTCACCCTCACCTGAACCAAGGACTCGCTCCCGCACTACTACTCAGCCCGAGTCTGGAATCAAACGCTT GTTTAGTTTCTTCTCCCGGGACAAACAGCGGGGCACGCAGCGGAGCGCTCAGTTTGACGGCTCGTGGACGGGGAAGGACGACGTGTACACCGAACAAGCACAGGAGGCGTTGCAGCACATGTAG
- the rilpl1 gene encoding RILP-like protein 1 isoform X5, whose translation MEDSGSALEKNVADLTVMDVYDIAAVVGQEFERIIDQYGCEALSRLMPKVVRVLEILEVMVSRNNISPETEELRLELDKLRLERIDRLEKEKKHRKELELVEDVWRGEAQDLLCQISQLQEENKSLLTNMSIKDPMSEEDLQRHEGMTEREKQVMKKLKEVVDKQRDEIRAKDRELTLKSEDIEALQQQQSRLMKINHDLRHKISVVEAQGKALIEQKVELEAGAQTRGQEVGALRQEVQRLRERLQGDQAAQNPEDSLPQPPSPAEEAMCDEDMPAVFQYFTKEALCEEESGGLDPKDPNRPRFTLQELRDVLHERNELKAKVFLLQEELAYYKSEETEDDIITPSPSPSPEPRTRSRTTTQPESGIKRLFSFFSRDKQRGTQRSAQFDGSWTGKDDVYTEQAQEALQHM comes from the exons ATGGAGGACTCCGGCTCGGCCCTGGAGAAAAATGTGGCCGACCTCACGGTGATGGACGTGTACGACATCGCCGCGGTGGTAGGCCAGGAGTTCGAGCGTATCATCGACCAGTACGGCTGCGAGGCTCTGTCCCGGCTGATGCCGAAAGTGGTGCGGGTGTTGGAGATCCTGGAGGTGATGGTGAGCCGGAACAACATCAGCCCGGAGACCGAGGAGCTGCGGCTGGAGCTGGACAAGCTGCGGCTGGAGCGGATAGACCggctggagaaggagaagaagcacAGGAAG GAGCTGGAGCTGGTGGAGGACGTGTGGAGAGGAGAAGCTCAGGACCTCCTCTGTCAGATCtctcagctgcaggaggagaacaaAAGCCTCCTCACCAACATGTCCATCAAAGACCCCATGAGTGAGGAGGACCTGCAGAGGCATGAGG gtatgacggagagagagaagcaggtgaTGAAGAAGCTTAAAGAAGTGGTGGACAAGCAGAGAGATGAGATTCGAGCCAAGGACCGAGAGCTGACCCTGAAGAGCGAGGACATCGAAGCA ctccagcagcagcagtctcgCCTCATGAAAATCAACCACGACCTGCGACACAAAATCTCAGTGGTGGAGGCTCAGGGGAAAGCACTGATTGAACAAAAGGTGGAGCTGGAGGCGGGTGCTCAGACGCGCGGGCAGGAAGTCGGCGCTTTGCGGCAGGAAGTCCAGCGCTTGAGGGAACGACTTCAAGGAGATCAGGCTGCCCAGAACCCAGAGGACTCCCTGCCTCAGCCCCCCTCCCCTGCAGAG GAGGCGATGTGCGATGAGGACATGCCTGCTGTGTTCCAATATTTTACTAAG GAGGCGTTGTGCGAGGAGGAGTCTGGAGGCCTGGACCCAAAGGACCCCAATCGTCCCAGGTTCACCCTACAGGAGCTGAGGGACGTTCTCCACGAGAGAAATGAGCTGAAGGCCAAAGTGTTCCTGCTGCAGGAGGAACTGGCCTACTATAAAAG TGAGGAGACAGAAGACGATATCATTACTCCCTCTCCGTCACCCTCACCTGAACCAAGGACTCGCTCCCGCACTACTACTCAGCCCGAGTCTGGAATCAAACGCTT GTTTAGTTTCTTCTCCCGGGACAAACAGCGGGGCACGCAGCGGAGCGCTCAGTTTGACGGCTCGTGGACGGGGAAGGACGACGTGTACACCGAACAAGCACAGGAGGCGTTGCAGCACATGTAG
- the rilpl1 gene encoding RILP-like protein 1 isoform X3 — translation MEDSGSALEKNVADLTVMDVYDIAAVVGQEFERIIDQYGCEALSRLMPKVVRVLEILEVMVSRNNISPETEELRLELDKLRLERIDRLEKEKKHRKELELVEDVWRGEAQDLLCQISQLQEENKSLLTNMSIKDPMSEEDLQRHEGMTEREKQVMKKLKEVVDKQRDEIRAKDRELTLKSEDIEALQQQQSRLMKINHDLRHKISVVEAQGKALIEQKVELEAGAQTRGQEVGALRQEVQRLRERLQGDQAAQNPEDSLPQPPSPAERGKAAAAMGAEGWSNRPEPSELMEGGFEPPPQPLPGSLSPGGPLDEEAEDEAVLLWEAMCDEDMPAVFQYFTKEALCEEESGGLDPKDPNRPRFTLQELRDVLHERNELKAKVFLLQEELAYYKSEETEDDIITPSPSPSPEPRTRSRTTTQPESGIKRLIFTAIMPMVAAGLIPDDPTLQPIRRLVSLV, via the exons ATGGAGGACTCCGGCTCGGCCCTGGAGAAAAATGTGGCCGACCTCACGGTGATGGACGTGTACGACATCGCCGCGGTGGTAGGCCAGGAGTTCGAGCGTATCATCGACCAGTACGGCTGCGAGGCTCTGTCCCGGCTGATGCCGAAAGTGGTGCGGGTGTTGGAGATCCTGGAGGTGATGGTGAGCCGGAACAACATCAGCCCGGAGACCGAGGAGCTGCGGCTGGAGCTGGACAAGCTGCGGCTGGAGCGGATAGACCggctggagaaggagaagaagcacAGGAAG GAGCTGGAGCTGGTGGAGGACGTGTGGAGAGGAGAAGCTCAGGACCTCCTCTGTCAGATCtctcagctgcaggaggagaacaaAAGCCTCCTCACCAACATGTCCATCAAAGACCCCATGAGTGAGGAGGACCTGCAGAGGCATGAGG gtatgacggagagagagaagcaggtgaTGAAGAAGCTTAAAGAAGTGGTGGACAAGCAGAGAGATGAGATTCGAGCCAAGGACCGAGAGCTGACCCTGAAGAGCGAGGACATCGAAGCA ctccagcagcagcagtctcgCCTCATGAAAATCAACCACGACCTGCGACACAAAATCTCAGTGGTGGAGGCTCAGGGGAAAGCACTGATTGAACAAAAGGTGGAGCTGGAGGCGGGTGCTCAGACGCGCGGGCAGGAAGTCGGCGCTTTGCGGCAGGAAGTCCAGCGCTTGAGGGAACGACTTCAAGGAGATCAGGCTGCCCAGAACCCAGAGGACTCCCTGCCTCAGCCCCCCTCCCCTGCAGAG CGTGGTAAAGCTGCTGCAGCGATGGGTGCTGAGGGCTGGTCAAACAGACCTGAGCCCTCTGAGCTGATGGAGGGTGGGTTTGAACCTCCCCCACAACCCCTGCCTGGTTCCCTCAGCCCAGGGGGACCCTTGGATGAGGAAGCTGAGGACGAGGCTGTGTTACTCTGG GAGGCGATGTGCGATGAGGACATGCCTGCTGTGTTCCAATATTTTACTAAG GAGGCGTTGTGCGAGGAGGAGTCTGGAGGCCTGGACCCAAAGGACCCCAATCGTCCCAGGTTCACCCTACAGGAGCTGAGGGACGTTCTCCACGAGAGAAATGAGCTGAAGGCCAAAGTGTTCCTGCTGCAGGAGGAACTGGCCTACTATAAAAG TGAGGAGACAGAAGACGATATCATTACTCCCTCTCCGTCACCCTCACCTGAACCAAGGACTCGCTCCCGCACTACTACTCAGCCCGAGTCTGGAATCAAACGCTT GATCTTCACAGCCATTATGCCGATGGTGGCTGCTGGTTTGATCCCAGATGACCCCACTTTACAGCCAATCAGACGTCTCGTATCTCTTGTATGA
- the rilpl1 gene encoding RILP-like protein 1 isoform X6 gives MEDSGSALEKNVADLTVMDVYDIAAVVGQEFERIIDQYGCEALSRLMPKVVRVLEILEVMVSRNNISPETEELRLELDKLRLERIDRLEKEKKHRKELELVEDVWRGEAQDLLCQISQLQEENKSLLTNMSIKDPMSEEDLQRHEGMTEREKQVMKKLKEVVDKQRDEIRAKDRELTLKSEDIEALQQQQSRLMKINHDLRHKISVVEAQGKALIEQKVELEAGAQTRGQEVGALRQEVQRLRERLQGDQAAQNPEDSLPQPPSPAEEALCEEESGGLDPKDPNRPRFTLQELRDVLHERNELKAKVFLLQEELAYYKSEETEDDIITPSPSPSPEPRTRSRTTTQPESGIKRLFSFFSRDKQRGTQRSAQFDGSWTGKDDVYTEQAQEALQHM, from the exons ATGGAGGACTCCGGCTCGGCCCTGGAGAAAAATGTGGCCGACCTCACGGTGATGGACGTGTACGACATCGCCGCGGTGGTAGGCCAGGAGTTCGAGCGTATCATCGACCAGTACGGCTGCGAGGCTCTGTCCCGGCTGATGCCGAAAGTGGTGCGGGTGTTGGAGATCCTGGAGGTGATGGTGAGCCGGAACAACATCAGCCCGGAGACCGAGGAGCTGCGGCTGGAGCTGGACAAGCTGCGGCTGGAGCGGATAGACCggctggagaaggagaagaagcacAGGAAG GAGCTGGAGCTGGTGGAGGACGTGTGGAGAGGAGAAGCTCAGGACCTCCTCTGTCAGATCtctcagctgcaggaggagaacaaAAGCCTCCTCACCAACATGTCCATCAAAGACCCCATGAGTGAGGAGGACCTGCAGAGGCATGAGG gtatgacggagagagagaagcaggtgaTGAAGAAGCTTAAAGAAGTGGTGGACAAGCAGAGAGATGAGATTCGAGCCAAGGACCGAGAGCTGACCCTGAAGAGCGAGGACATCGAAGCA ctccagcagcagcagtctcgCCTCATGAAAATCAACCACGACCTGCGACACAAAATCTCAGTGGTGGAGGCTCAGGGGAAAGCACTGATTGAACAAAAGGTGGAGCTGGAGGCGGGTGCTCAGACGCGCGGGCAGGAAGTCGGCGCTTTGCGGCAGGAAGTCCAGCGCTTGAGGGAACGACTTCAAGGAGATCAGGCTGCCCAGAACCCAGAGGACTCCCTGCCTCAGCCCCCCTCCCCTGCAGAG GAGGCGTTGTGCGAGGAGGAGTCTGGAGGCCTGGACCCAAAGGACCCCAATCGTCCCAGGTTCACCCTACAGGAGCTGAGGGACGTTCTCCACGAGAGAAATGAGCTGAAGGCCAAAGTGTTCCTGCTGCAGGAGGAACTGGCCTACTATAAAAG TGAGGAGACAGAAGACGATATCATTACTCCCTCTCCGTCACCCTCACCTGAACCAAGGACTCGCTCCCGCACTACTACTCAGCCCGAGTCTGGAATCAAACGCTT GTTTAGTTTCTTCTCCCGGGACAAACAGCGGGGCACGCAGCGGAGCGCTCAGTTTGACGGCTCGTGGACGGGGAAGGACGACGTGTACACCGAACAAGCACAGGAGGCGTTGCAGCACATGTAG
- the rilpl1 gene encoding RILP-like protein 1 isoform X1 produces the protein MEDSGSALEKNVADLTVMDVYDIAAVVGQEFERIIDQYGCEALSRLMPKVVRVLEILEVMVSRNNISPETEELRLELDKLRLERIDRLEKEKKHRKELELVEDVWRGEAQDLLCQISQLQEENKSLLTNMSIKDPMSEEDLQRHEGMTEREKQVMKKLKEVVDKQRDEIRAKDRELTLKSEDIEALQQQQSRLMKINHDLRHKISVVEAQGKALIEQKVELEAGAQTRGQEVGALRQEVQRLRERLQGDQAAQNPEDSLPQPPSPAERGKAAAAMGAEGWSNRPEPSELMEGGFEPPPQPLPGSLSPGGPLDEEAEDEAVLLWEAMCDEDMPAVFQYFTKEALCEEESGGLDPKDPNRPRFTLQELRDVLHERNELKAKVFLLQEELAYYKSEETEDDIITPSPSPSPEPRTRSRTTTQPESGIKRLFSFFSRDKQRGTQRSAQFDGSWTGKDDVYTEQAQEALQHM, from the exons ATGGAGGACTCCGGCTCGGCCCTGGAGAAAAATGTGGCCGACCTCACGGTGATGGACGTGTACGACATCGCCGCGGTGGTAGGCCAGGAGTTCGAGCGTATCATCGACCAGTACGGCTGCGAGGCTCTGTCCCGGCTGATGCCGAAAGTGGTGCGGGTGTTGGAGATCCTGGAGGTGATGGTGAGCCGGAACAACATCAGCCCGGAGACCGAGGAGCTGCGGCTGGAGCTGGACAAGCTGCGGCTGGAGCGGATAGACCggctggagaaggagaagaagcacAGGAAG GAGCTGGAGCTGGTGGAGGACGTGTGGAGAGGAGAAGCTCAGGACCTCCTCTGTCAGATCtctcagctgcaggaggagaacaaAAGCCTCCTCACCAACATGTCCATCAAAGACCCCATGAGTGAGGAGGACCTGCAGAGGCATGAGG gtatgacggagagagagaagcaggtgaTGAAGAAGCTTAAAGAAGTGGTGGACAAGCAGAGAGATGAGATTCGAGCCAAGGACCGAGAGCTGACCCTGAAGAGCGAGGACATCGAAGCA ctccagcagcagcagtctcgCCTCATGAAAATCAACCACGACCTGCGACACAAAATCTCAGTGGTGGAGGCTCAGGGGAAAGCACTGATTGAACAAAAGGTGGAGCTGGAGGCGGGTGCTCAGACGCGCGGGCAGGAAGTCGGCGCTTTGCGGCAGGAAGTCCAGCGCTTGAGGGAACGACTTCAAGGAGATCAGGCTGCCCAGAACCCAGAGGACTCCCTGCCTCAGCCCCCCTCCCCTGCAGAG CGTGGTAAAGCTGCTGCAGCGATGGGTGCTGAGGGCTGGTCAAACAGACCTGAGCCCTCTGAGCTGATGGAGGGTGGGTTTGAACCTCCCCCACAACCCCTGCCTGGTTCCCTCAGCCCAGGGGGACCCTTGGATGAGGAAGCTGAGGACGAGGCTGTGTTACTCTGG GAGGCGATGTGCGATGAGGACATGCCTGCTGTGTTCCAATATTTTACTAAG GAGGCGTTGTGCGAGGAGGAGTCTGGAGGCCTGGACCCAAAGGACCCCAATCGTCCCAGGTTCACCCTACAGGAGCTGAGGGACGTTCTCCACGAGAGAAATGAGCTGAAGGCCAAAGTGTTCCTGCTGCAGGAGGAACTGGCCTACTATAAAAG TGAGGAGACAGAAGACGATATCATTACTCCCTCTCCGTCACCCTCACCTGAACCAAGGACTCGCTCCCGCACTACTACTCAGCCCGAGTCTGGAATCAAACGCTT GTTTAGTTTCTTCTCCCGGGACAAACAGCGGGGCACGCAGCGGAGCGCTCAGTTTGACGGCTCGTGGACGGGGAAGGACGACGTGTACACCGAACAAGCACAGGAGGCGTTGCAGCACATGTAG
- the rilpl1 gene encoding RILP-like protein 1 isoform X2: MEDSGSALEKNVADLTVMDVYDIAAVVGQEFERIIDQYGCEALSRLMPKVVRVLEILEVMVSRNNISPETEELRLELDKLRLERIDRLEKEKKHRKELELVEDVWRGEAQDLLCQISQLQEENKSLLTNMSIKDPMSEEDLQRHEGMTEREKQVMKKLKEVVDKQRDEIRAKDRELTLKSEDIEALQQQQSRLMKINHDLRHKISVVEAQGKALIEQKVELEAGAQTRGQEVGALRQEVQRLRERLQGDQAAQNPEDSLPQPPSPAERGKAAAAMGAEGWSNRPEPSELMEGGFEPPPQPLPGSLSPGGPLDEEAEDEAVLLWEAMCDEDMPAVFQYFTKEALCEEESGGLDPKDPNRPRFTLQELRDVLHERNELKAKVFLLQEELAYYKSEETEDDIITPSPSPSPEPRTRSRTTTQPESGIKRLIFTAIMPMVAAGLIPDDPTLQPIRRLVSLV, translated from the exons ATGGAGGACTCCGGCTCGGCCCTGGAGAAAAATGTGGCCGACCTCACGGTGATGGACGTGTACGACATCGCCGCGGTGGTAGGCCAGGAGTTCGAGCGTATCATCGACCAGTACGGCTGCGAGGCTCTGTCCCGGCTGATGCCGAAAGTGGTGCGGGTGTTGGAGATCCTGGAGGTGATGGTGAGCCGGAACAACATCAGCCCGGAGACCGAGGAGCTGCGGCTGGAGCTGGACAAGCTGCGGCTGGAGCGGATAGACCggctggagaaggagaagaagcacAGGAAG GAGCTGGAGCTGGTGGAGGACGTGTGGAGAGGAGAAGCTCAGGACCTCCTCTGTCAGATCtctcagctgcaggaggagaacaaAAGCCTCCTCACCAACATGTCCATCAAAGACCCCATGAGTGAGGAGGACCTGCAGAGGCATGAGG gtatgacggagagagagaagcaggtgaTGAAGAAGCTTAAAGAAGTGGTGGACAAGCAGAGAGATGAGATTCGAGCCAAGGACCGAGAGCTGACCCTGAAGAGCGAGGACATCGAAGCA ctccagcagcagcagtctcgCCTCATGAAAATCAACCACGACCTGCGACACAAAATCTCAGTGGTGGAGGCTCAGGGGAAAGCACTGATTGAACAAAAGGTGGAGCTGGAGGCGGGTGCTCAGACGCGCGGGCAGGAAGTCGGCGCTTTGCGGCAGGAAGTCCAGCGCTTGAGGGAACGACTTCAAGGAGATCAGGCTGCCCAGAACCCAGAGGACTCCCTGCCTCAGCCCCCCTCCCCTGCAGAG CGTGGTAAAGCTGCTGCAGCGATGGGTGCTGAGGGCTGGTCAAACAGACCTGAGCCCTCTGAGCTGATGGAGGGTGGGTTTGAACCTCCCCCACAACCCCTGCCTGGTTCCCTCAGCCCAGGGGGACCCTTGGATGAGGAAGCTGAGGACGAGGCTGTGTTACTCTGG GAGGCGATGTGCGATGAGGACATGCCTGCTGTGTTCCAATATTTTACTAAG GAGGCGTTGTGCGAGGAGGAGTCTGGAGGCCTGGACCCAAAGGACCCCAATCGTCCCAGGTTCACCCTACAGGAGCTGAGGGACGTTCTCCACGAGAGAAATGAGCTGAAGGCCAAAGTGTTCCTGCTGCAGGAGGAACTGGCCTACTATAAAAG TGAGGAGACAGAAGACGATATCATTACTCCCTCTCCGTCACCCTCACCTGAACCAAGGACTCGCTCCCGCACTACTACTCAGCCCGAGTCTGGAATCAAACGCTT GATCTTCACAGCCATTATGCCGATGGTGGCTGCTGGTTTGATCCCAGATGACCCCACTTTACAGCCAATCAGACGTCTCGTATCTCTT GTTTAG